A stretch of DNA from Solenopsis invicta isolate M01_SB chromosome 5, UNIL_Sinv_3.0, whole genome shotgun sequence:
ttaggttaggttaggttagatatTATGCTGAGGAGGATCCGTCGCCTGGGCCTGAAAGTGGCCCTGAGCAAGACGGAGGTGCTCTAGCTCGGGGGCCGAGGCGAGAGAGGCCCGGGCTACAGGAGCCTCCTCATCGAGGGTACACGGGTCGAGGTGAAGTCCCAGATAAAGTATCTGGGACTGATCCTCGACTCGAGGTGGGGCTTTCGGCCCAACTTTGAATAGATGGCCGACAGGTTGGGTTCCGCTATCTCTAGTTTTAGCAGGCTAATGCCCAACCTGCGCAGGCCATCAGAGAAGGTACGCCGCCTCTATATGGGGGTGGTGCGGTCAATCGCCATGTATGGGGCGCCCGTGTGGTGCGGGGCCCTGGTggccaataataataatataaggtTGCTCCAAAGGGAGCAACGCAAGATGGCCATCAGGGTCTCGCGCGCGTACTGCACCATCTCCTGGGAGGCGGTGTGTTTGCTGGCGGGCTCGCCTCCGTGGGCCTACGTAGCATGCTCCCTGGCTGAAACGTATGAGTGGCGGACGGAGCGGGCCCGCGGGGGTGAGCCCGCCACGCCTGAAATGGTGAAGGCTCGACGGAGACAAGCCCGTCGAGAGGTCGTCGAGCACTGGCGAGAACGCCTGCCCCATGCAAGGGCAGGCTTGAGGGTGGTCGAGGCCGTTGGCCCGGTTCTAATGGAATGGGTGGGCAGGAGGCACGGGGGTCTCTCGTTCCACACGACGCAGGTGCTCTCCAGGCATGGCTGTTTCGGAGAGTACCTGCATGAGAAGGTCGGGCGGGAGGCCACCACCAAGTGCCATCACTGCCCAGAGGTGAGGGACACGGCGCAGCACACCTTGGAGGTGTGCCCTGCTTGGGCGAATGAGCGCCGTGCCCTCGCCGATAGAATAGGGGTCGGCCTCGACCTCCCTAATGTTGTGGGTCGGATGCTCGCCGACGACTGGGCGGCGGtggcctccttctgcgacaCTGTcatgtcgcagaaggaggcaGCGGAGCGGGCACGGGAGGAAGATCCCGATGCGCCGCCGGAGAGGAGGCGAAGGAGGGGGGGAGGCGTAGAAGGTACCTGCAGCAACACCAGCTGCAGGGgcctcctcctcccccttaGACTGTCGTGGGTTGTAGATGGGTGTCAGGGAGGCACGGTGGAGAGGGGGGACCCTCACtgcgccggctagaccggacgGAGGGCCCTACCCTCTCCACCGTTAAGGGAGGGACGGGGGTGGGAATAGGGCTGGCTCCGCCGCCTTCTTCCTGCTCCACCGGGGTTCGCTGGGGGGCCCTTCCGGTGGCGGCGGCATGCGCGTCGTCGCCGGGATGGCCAGCTGGTGCGGCTTAGGGCTCCCCCTACGGGGGTTTGAGCCGAGCCGAGAAGGAACGGTGGGAAGGGGGGACcctcacagcgccggctagaccggacagagggTCCTACCCTCCCCaccgttgaggaggtacgcctcgggcgggatcagcggcggggtagttgcccggctgacccgtctctCGGGGCTTGGGAcgcgggagtgcgtacctagggccctctcCCAAGGGGGGCCCGACGCACTCCCGGcgtcccggttcgggcggctggggctcgacttcggtcgaattctggccgctaactccggaggggggttcctgccctcgggcggggacccgtttgggctaggacggatcgcggtgcatgcttagttcgatcccgtgatccaTCCCGAGCCCAgatgccggaaaaagttgggttttagtgagtatgtcggctagtgaggtcgacgagtctcacataccccacgttcctgtccccacaggaccggggacccataaaggcgtttctcaactattaaaaaaaaaaaaaaaggttaggtTAGATATCCTAACCTAAATAGTCgtcaactttaacgcttgatatctcgattcgcgggtcagtccgacacttttttctgccagattcgttcatttcgtgcgaaaacgcgtcgaatgaacCTAAAAATCAGAGATGGTGGGAGTAATCTTAACATTTACCCGAACACACAATAATAAACATGTATCTACATACCtccaaatgatttaattatccctccaatcattttcttctttttcttaattggtACGGACTCGTTCAACCTTCCACTCTGCAATATAGTTAACTTAACGAATTATAGGATTGCATGAGCAAAATCCTAAGCACAATCAATGTATGCATGTACACGCGGTCAACCAGTGAATGgaacttttttttcacagtcACTGCGGTGCGTTCAGAATAAACATGCGCGCAAGTTTAAACTGAAAAACTGGATTATAATATTGCCTTACAATAAAAtgggataaaatttaaaagttacaaaaggaagcacaattttgtaaattacataatacgtaatatttttaaattcataattaaaattgaaaatacttaaaatagataaataaatagataattaatttaatatattaaataaaaaattatatgtattatgtgtatataatataaaactatattatatataaattatgtatgttatatataaatttcatattgaaaattatttaaaaattatagtaaaagaGAAACTGTATTTGTCctataatttctgattaattaacaataaaaattacaaaaaaatcatgtataaaatgtttcctattatactataatatatattttttatacgttgttatattaataaaaacatttatataaaattgtaaaatgcatgACGATTTAATATTTTGGTCATTTTTTACTCCGTCACGTTGTGCAGGCAAAGTGATTACGTTGATGCATGCACGTGTGAGTATCACACGTGAGGGTGATATAAATTCTCACCATGAAAAATACACcatgataaatatacaattatacacaacgatagaatatataaaatattcttttcgatCACTCATATATCTTCTCACGCATAACTTCATAATTCCACCTTCCATGCACGCACACGTGCCGCTATCACATTGATAGGGCAATATGACTGCGATGTTGCACGCATATGTGATATCACGCTGTGAGGGTGACGTGAGCCGTCACAAATTGTTATCAGGGTCTTTGCCCAAATGCAATGCACATTGAAACCCATTTTGCCATTATGATGACAAAGAATAGCGAATCATTCTAAAATGTATTCAATATTTCATCTATATTATTATCAGACATTGTTAATAAAAACgagctgtaaaaaaaatattaattattaactaatatgtTATAACTTAacacttaataaattttctcattaGCAAAGATAATCACCTGGCATTTTCTTGCATAACAGCACATGCACTGACATGCAATATTCATCTTAACCTCACCGCACGTTGATGACCGCGTACCAGTAAGCATGATTTTCACTAGTACGCGGTTAACCTAAAAAGATCTTGTCTCGATCGGTTGCACGCACCACGCACTTAACCCCGCACGTTAATGACTGCGTATCAGTGAGCGTGATTATTACTGGTACATACACGCAACCCAAAAAGACGTGTCTCGAGCGGTTGCTGGTGCCGGTTGCACACACCACGCACTTAACCTCACCGATCTCAATCGACTCGCCCATTACATCATGGACTCGTCCACGCCACCCAGCCAATCGGCATCACAGAAAGCAAAAATGCGACCGCGAAAACGCACTTCACGGattttcattaacttttttatttgggatatttatcaaaacaaagaaatataaatattaatgtactttAGCGTTGTCTTTTATCTATTAATAGCAAATTTCTTGAAACACATATGCTTATCATTTTTCTGCACATGATGTGACATTCATGCCCATatagcacagaaaattgcagcaacattgctgcaatgttgcaatgttgcagattgcaatgtaatattacggagacattgcagacacataaattaacaatatgcctgctacgtctcatggcatatgccagtaatattccggaaacattgcaatatcataattttttaatatttatatcaatagacgaaataggtccatatatgaagaaacatctacagcccaataaacaaacaatattttttaattgtatttttaataaaaattttttcatatttaatttttgtattatattggtatatattttctaattatattcttatttaaacaaataacagaaaagttattccaagtgctattctgtatttgcaaaattactaaaaaaaaactataattttatatttgtttatataaatactgagctttaattatacatatttcattttttcgataacgtatattgacctgatttaccagttatatacatatatcagcataaagtgtttataggtcatcatgagggatcaaatcgcagcgatcacggaagtcaagcaacgttcaccagagtcgcgacttggatgggtgaccgcttggaaattgcCGAAAAAGATtcgcgagatttttttttgcaaaaaatgtttttttaaaatgttacacaaatattgttttgtttattggaattatgtggtgtaatgatatttatgtgaatattttggaaaaataggatgtttcaatgcaatatttcaaaaagcggacatcttaatgttgctgcaatcttccaacaatgttgcagcaatgtttcgcaatcaaaatgcaatattacaatgatttaatgaaatcattctgcaatgttcctggaatctctctgtgctgtatgagtgTTGTAAATATGCCGACTTGATTATTCAACACTAATACGAATAGTTGTGCTGACATTAATCATGATAATTATGATGCAATTTTTCACGTTAAAACTTTAATTCTGATAACATTTTAGAATAATATCATTAACAAAAccatgttaatatttataaagaagcgtttcattattaaaatcacaatttttacaCATGTAAATTTCTGTATGCGACATATGCTGCACTAGATTTGGCATAGAAGCAGCAAACAAATCCAACAAGGTTTGCTGCTTCTATGCTTCAGcacgttttgctatctgggtaatatcacataatgataaaatactgCACAAATATATCACCTAATATTACAACGGTAACACATAATTGTATATTGCTTTTAGCAAACTTATCTTTGTACTTGCTTTTGCTtattttgctattataaaagtacattactatattaatattaataaactcaaatttataaactaaaaataaattcaaataaagcaATAACAGGTTGTTCACAGTCTGTTCAtattttaagatcatcttaGGTGTAATTTTAAGATGTCTTGAATCAATCACAATATTAGCGTCTTAAAACTAAACTTAAAACCATTTTGAAAGAGATCGATCTATAAATGCTAGCCTTGTATttgtaatgataaaataaaaaaataaaaacaaacttaaaaaataaacttcaaACCATTTTAAAAGAGATCGATCTATAAATGCTAGTTTTGTATttgtaatgataaaataaaagaataaaaacaaatttaataaaaaataaaaactcaaagttgatttataatagccgtaaccgtaagaaatcgATTAATCATAGTCGacgtataaaagaaataatcaattatgattggtgaatttcttaCAGTAGCGGCTATTATCAACCAACCCTTAAACTCTTGTGTTATATCCTAACCCCTAAACTTTTGTGTTATATTCTGTAACACAAAAACgcgatattatttttctacaatttttgtcaataaattttctattttttgccaTCTTCTCTTCGTGTCGTTTTTGAAtctgttttccttttttttctttcaatcgtATTGATTTTTCACAATAGTCCTCCACTACATGATTTATTTTTCGTTTCTTTAATGCTGCaatgaaaaaagtaataattagagaaaataaaaatgtatgacaagatattaaagaaaaaaatgttaatatggattatatattaatgttagGCTCCAAAACGTCCATTCAGAGCAAAATTTTGCTCGAAATAGTACACGTaatgtatattgtattatattgattaaaatttccATAATACCTATTGGATCTTTGTTTTCAATGTTGCTATTAATAGCAATTACGTTAGACCCAGCTATTGATTGTGGTTGAATCCATGGCTTAGTACCAAATATCTAGTgcataatctaaaataaaagaatttttcaaaaattaaattatatataataataaaaaaaatcgtataataaataatgttgcataatgattaattattttgagtaaagtattattttgtaattttttattgcaaaataacaATACACTGtatcttttataacaaataattcaattatttctagAATTCTAATATAACATACCTCATAATATtcctatttttttgtattgttccTGATTTTTTATTGTGGTCAGTAATGGATTTATATGtcctttttaaactttgaaattttgttgCATTTTGTTGGAGGTATTTGGTATTCAGCCTTATCCATTTCTTTTGACAATATATTCCAGCAGTCCTTTGTCGAAATTTTAGGATTGTCAAATTTTTCTACTTGTTctttataaagtttaataaGTAGTTTTGTTTCTGACCGACTCCGTACATGTTGATatagaaaattgaataatgtattaatatatttttccaaaaattactaattttaactTACCTTTTGTATCTGAAATATGCAGTGTCCTCACTTGTACTACAGCTTGCATCTGTCTCGTGTATATTacctataaaaaattattcgttatcTTCATTTagtactaataatattaatttcttaatattaagtttatatttttttgtaatttaatttttagaatatacatGTGCAGAACTATCGTTTGTTTGAAACGTcagtatacagggtgattcagaataaccttatgtcctCTAAGAGATATTTTcctaaagttattttaaaacaactttttctttgacAAAAACTTGTCCGaagcatagtttttaaataataaaaggaaatagttatccaataaccgggcgcgtatagcggtgaggcagggccggcgcaactcaccgtacGATATGGGCGATTACGTAAGGCGATCGCAGTAATAAGCTAACAGGTCGAACACTGCTTTCCCTCCCTTCCCCCTCTCTTTTATTCTCTCTCAAAACCTatatcccattctcattctcatttttttcttatttatttatcaattcagaTACTAACATTGAACTAATactagaattaaaaacgatatttaattatttgacgccttgcttttaataattctgtacgtgtaaaaaaatatttttttaaagtcaaaaataccatatttaaaatgcgtgaatgaaaaataaaaatgcaaagtgagagagaaagagagagaaagacgagtttgatcaaatttgaacgtgtatactcacttaacatcctgcacagcaatcagcctttatcttcgcgaagacaaaatatccatattaagctcgaaatttttctcttttcttcttaaatcacatcacttgtcacatttactgcaatcattctcttgatCGAAAAATACTAACGCATTACTTCATACAAATTACTATCGTCAATTACTTAGTTAATACTAATCACGAgtgagaattactcaaaaaatgaaaCACGTGCATGTACCGTAATCTCGAAGATTTTAAGGTCATCCCGGTTTTTGACGGCCGAAAGACTGAGTTTCATATGAGACAAGTGACAGTCGCTCAAGAAACGTGAGCCGTAAACGCGCCGCGAGTGCAACGTTTGGGGCTCGTCCGGAATGATCGTGAAATCTTCGAGTTCATGGTCACAGGCATAACACACGGGAgcaaacatttttcatttttagttATCGCGTTTTAACTTTTAGAACGTCAATCACGCAATGACCGCGAACAATAAAATTAGTCGATTGCTCGCTTGTGAAGCAAAGAGGATACAACCTAACCCAACCTCTTTGTTGTAAACACGTGTCGTGTGTTCGTCGTGTTAACACGTGTTTCTTTCtttgagtaattctcacgcgtgattagtagtgactaatagtaattgacgatagtgatttgtataaagtgattaGTAATTTTCGATCAAGACAATGATTGCAGTGAATGTGACAAATGatgtgatttaaaaagaaaagaggaaaatcttgagtttaatatggatattttgtcttcgtgaagataaagctgattgctgtgcagaataataagtgagtatacacgttcaaatttaatcgaactcgtctctctctctctctctctctctctctctctctctctctctctctttcactctgcattttgtttttcattcacgcattttaaatatgattttgacttaaaaagattatttttttactcatacaaaattattaaaagaaagacgtcaaataattaattattatttttaattctagcattattttagtacatgaattgataaataattaagaaaaaaatgaaaatgagaaTGGGATAAAGGTTttgagagagaatgagagagagggggaagggAGGAAAAGCAGTGTTTGAGCTGTCTGCTTATCACTGTGATCGCCATATGTAATCGCCCATATTGAACGGTGAGTTGCACCGGCCCTGCTTCACCGCTATATGCGCCCAGTTATTGAATAATtgtttccttttattatttaaaaactatgcttcagacaagtttttgccaaaggaaaagttgtttcagaataacctcaggaatatgtctcttcaaggacataaggttatt
This window harbors:
- the LOC113005396 gene encoding uncharacterized protein LOC113005396 isoform X1 → MCTHLTTNASTLLSIPGLSNIHETDASCSTSEDTAYFRYKRTAGIYCQKKWIRLNTKYLQQNATKFQSLKRTYKSITDHNKKSGTIQKNRNIMRLCTRYLVLSHGFNHNQ
- the LOC113005396 gene encoding uncharacterized protein LOC113005396 isoform X2, coding for MCNIHETDASCSTSEDTAYFRYKRTAGIYCQKKWIRLNTKYLQQNATKFQSLKRTYKSITDHNKKSGTIQKNRNIMRLCTRYLVLSHGFNHNQ